From a region of the Dictyostelium discoideum AX4 chromosome 2 chromosome, whole genome shotgun sequence genome:
- a CDS encoding esterase/lipase/thioesterase domain-containing protein codes for MSDIEKEENKDSSPPTTPPTGGPTKNNDIDDDEKENKIERSLTENLNKRFYNNNNNNSNNSNGEEIEDIDYKNFKTIKEFGYYYNDKGELRSIEGEEKFKFINQQQYDRLGDIIVKTIQNKMKSEPINLEEHWIPKGETNQCNIFTSKDFFENPTKLMVFINGSGAVKSGQWARSLCINDTLNTGSILPYLNDAISNDFSIIVLNPNYNVFEERIIEEGEEQKEKAKEEEEKKDDNGKLLKKKRVDNSIKGSENSNNHILTVYDEFIKKSPAKEIVIVAHSFGGVNTTYLLDNRGEEIADRLKSIAFTDSVHSLSPKSSSFTKSFFADENKTKNWVKSDKKLNTDLGFSKLQGCNIASSGHRVHEFTSSACRVPLFQFILNSLKK; via the coding sequence atgtcagacattgaaaaagaagaaaataaagatagtTCACCACCAACTACACCACCAACAGGAGGACccacaaaaaataatgatattgatgatgatgaaaaagaaaataaaattgaaagatCATTAACagagaatttaaataaaagattttacaacaacaacaacaacaatagtaataattctaatggtgaagaaattgaagatattgattataaaaattttaaaactattaaagaatttggatattattataatgataaaGGTGAATTAAGAAGTATTGAAGGTGAagagaaatttaaatttataaatcaacaacagtATGATAGGTTAGGTGATATTATTGTGAAAAccattcaaaataaaatgaaatcgGAACCAATCAATTTAGAGGAGCATTGGATACCAAAAGGTGAAACCAACCAATGTAACATTTTCACAAGTAAAGATTTCTTTGAAAACCCAACAAAGCTTATGGTATTCATTAATGGTAGTGGTGCAGTTAAATCTGGTCAATGGGCAAGAAGTCTATGTATAAATGACACACTAAACACTGGTTCGATTTTACCTTATTTGAATGACgcaatttcaaatgatttctCAATCATAGTTTTAAATCCAAATTATAATGTATTTGAAGAAAGAATAATTGAAGAAGGAgaagaacaaaaagaaaaagcaaaagaagaggaagaaaaaaaagatgataatggtaaactattaaaaaagaaaagagtagataattcaatcaaaggtagtgaaaattcaaataatcatATTTTAACAGTTTATGATGAATTTATAAAGAAATCACCAGCAAAAGAGATTGTAATTGTTGCACATAGTTTTGGTGGTGTGAATACTACATATCTATTGGATAATAGAGGTGAAGAGATTGCTGATAGATTAAAATCCATTGCATTCACTGATTCCGTTCATTCATTATcaccaaaatcatcatctttCACTAAGTCATTCTTTgctgatgaaaataaaacaaagaaTTGGGTAAAAAGtgataaaaagttaaatacAGATTTaggattttcaaaattacaaGGTTGCAATATAGCCTCATCTGGTCACAGAGTTCACGAATTCACTTCCTCAGCTTGTAGAGTACctttatttcaatttattttaaattcattaaaaaaataa
- the comF-1 gene encoding hypothetical protein, which translates to MKIYKKNHFLKILIIFIYLSCNILKVNADGTFSTIQPSTDIKFDKSNLEFVAEWDVSANSISNVVGSTDSSEFSLNYGVWGPTYNYLIAKNKSPSIKANVDYTFSFDFKLGKALGEYNNYQSMVLSFYIPEDIAYFPWEIRTPLYTTNEFSGNFASTSYQSKILTFRSTVDIGNSIMVLRINRATETGPTASSVYFRNMKITIPSKPITTPTDLLTKDSELIVIPKPPISLDLQDLTKCPYLTASDLYNWHDPTIWPNGVVPSPNQNITIPAGKRVLISASSISQTQIYSRIVVPVNSELIFNDQNFTMNIRDIYVQGKFIMGTSLCRYNSFINIIFHGEKTLQDTIAQFYGSKGIAVASGGFISVQGKQYHNTWSKLASNVWSGDRVIWIQDNVNWEVGQQVLITTSVYKDELDNQNEILTIKAIEGKKIEFTEPIKWFKYGSQEYQSEVALLSRRIVFSSDESSSVSTSFGGHILSSGEMQFAGVQLKRMGQKNVKARYPLHYHLGGTLNNSFISDCSVTNSYYRCYTIHGTNNVTLTRNVAYDAFGHCYYLEDGVEVDNRISFNLGAYVHTIGKPAAGASQIGETFYQSSELTQPADSAASCFYITNSWNSFIGNAASGGWAGFAFPNLPKPIGNHRTLNIIPMQYPIKEWQGNTAHSSGYYFEDGASIYVGGNLTFNEANGMLIYNSGRLGRTTYVNGVKNENNVVFDRLNNTKIFLSNLGVGYWGENIEIVGYESHDNTRPVSLFGNVWLHNALVNGQSGNILTKNSETTRQGFRFYDFYVQTIISNTIFRNFIHSTAATKRDEDNVVITATTFSDVFKPQFISATKNITFQNVPQSQIIGHEDVANSGSSRLFNFLDGDGSVTSSFTGKPGIPQIVGSHVSWWKFDDSCLFSTEWNVWVCNKGTKGLANIEFWVPGFMERELEQDPDSYIGSISLFGSGINDERKTLLTRNPGITGVSNMGWYAYFTIGTPNYLRIWTAQIAFGEYIFLAIPYPTGTTFTITSEYDYSNQYTYTITKTTSALAVKQGNGKQYYFDGTHLFLKLVNFMNTGGSWESFDRVGIKIPDVYWTYIYNIRATNTAKPSVNGYFLNLPDVRPSSTL; encoded by the exons atgaagaTCTATAAAaagaatcattttttaaaaattttaataatatttatttatttatcgtgtaatattttaaag gtAAATGCAGATGGTACATTTTCAACAATTCAACCAAGTAcagatattaaatttgataaatcaaatttagaatttgTTGCCGAATGGGATGTTAGTGCAAATAGTATTTCAAATGTTGTAGGTAGTACAGATTCAAgtgaattttcattaaattatgGTGTATGGGGACCAacatataattatttaatcgcaaaaaataaatcaccaTCAATAAAGGCAAATGTTGATTatacattttcatttgattttaaactTGGTAAAGCTTTAGgagaatataataattatcaaagTATGGTATTATCTTTTTACATTCCAGAGGATATCGCATACTTTCCATGGGAAATTCGTACACCATTATATACAACCAATGAATTCAGTGGTAATTTCGCATCTACAAGTTATCAATCAAAGATTTTAACATTTAGATCAACAGTTGATATTGGTAATTCAATAATGGTACTCCGTATAAACCGTGCAACTGAAACTGGTCCAACTGCATCAAGTGtttattttagaaatatGAAAATTACAATTCCATCAAAACCAATTACAACACCAACTGATTTATTAACAAAAGATTCtgaattaattgtaattCCAAAACCACCAATTTCATTAGACCTACAGGATTTAACAAAATGTCCATATCTAACTGCAAGTGATTTATATAATTGGCATGATCCAACCATTTGGCCAAATGGTGTTGTACCATCaccaaatcaaaatataacAATACCTGCTGGTAAACGTGTTTTAATATCTGCTTCTTCAATTTCACAAACTCAAATTTACTCAAGAATTGTTGTACCTGTAAATAGTGAATTAATATTCAATGATCAAAATTTCACAATGAATATTAGAGATATATATGTTCAAGGTAAATTCATTATGGGTACAAGTTTATGTCGTTACAATTcctttatcaatattatattCCATGGTGAAAAAACTTTACAAGATACAATTGCTCAATTCTATGGATCGAAAGGTATTGCTGTTGCTTCTGGTGGTTTCATTTCAGTTCAAGGTAAACAATATCATAATACATGGAGTAAACTTGCTTCAAATGTGTGGTCTGGCGATAGAGTAATTTGGATTCAAGATAATGTAAATTGGGAAGTTGGTCAACAAGTTTTAATTACAACATCAGTTTACAAAGATGAATTAgataatcaaaatgaaattttgaCAATTAAAGCTATTGAAGGTAAGAAAATTGAATTCACTGAACCAATTAAATGGTTTAAATATGGTTCTCAAGAATATCAAAGTGAAGTTGCACTTCTTTCAAGAAGAATTGTATTCTCAAGTGATGAATCTTCATCTGTTTCAACTTCATTTGGTGGTCATATTCTATCTTCTGGTGAAATGCAATTCGCTGGtgttcaattaaaaagaatgggTCAAAAGAATGTAAAAGCACGTTATCcacttcattatcatttaggTGGTACactaaataattcatttatttctGATTGTTCAGTTACTAATAGTTATTATCGTTGTTATACAATTCATGGTACCAATAATGTTACATTAACAAGAAAtg ttgCTTATGATGCATTTGgccattgttattatttagaagatggtgttgaagttgataatagaatttcatttaatctTGGTGCATATGTTCATACAATTGGTAAACCTGCTGCTGGTGCATCTCAAATTG GTGAAACATTTTATCAAAGTAGTGAATTAACTCAACCAGCAGACTCTGCAGCCTCTTGTTTCTACATTACAAATTCATGGAATTCATTTATTGGAAACGCTGCAAGTGGTGGTTGGGCAGGTTTTGCTTTCCCAAATTTA cCAAAACCAATAGGTAATCATAGAACTCTTAATATTATACCAATGCAGTATCCTATTAAAGAATGGCAAGGAAATACAGCCCACTCGAGTGGTTATTACTTTGAAGATGG tgcATCAATTTATGTTGGTGGTAATTTAACATTTAATGAAGCAAATGGAatgttaatttataattcagGTAGATTAGGTAGAACTACATATGTAAATGGtgtaaaaaatgaaaataatgttgtttttgatagattaaataatacaaagatatttttatcaaatttaggTGTTGGATATTGGGGTGAAAATATAGAGATTGTAGGTTATGAATCACATGATAATACACGTCCTGTATCACTTTTTGGTAACGTTTGGTTACATAATGCACTTGTTAATGGTCAATCTGGTAATATTTTAACTAAAAATTCAGAGACAACAAGACAAGGTTTCCGTTTCTATGATTTTTATGTTCAAACcataatttcaaatactatttttagaaattttattcattcaACAGCTGCAACTAAACGTGATGAAGATAATGTTGTTATTACAGCTACTACATTTAGTGATGTATTTAAACCACAATTTATTTCAGCAACTAAAAATATTACATTTCAAAATGTACCACAATCTCAAATCATTGGACATGAAGATGTTGCAAATTCTGGTAGTAgtagattatttaatttccttgatggtgatggttcAGTAACAAGTTCATTCACTGGTAAACCTGGTATACCACAAATTGTTGGTTCTCATGTATCATGGTGGAAATTTGATGATTCTTGTTTATTCAGTACAGAATGGAATGTTTGGGTTTGTAATAAAGGTACTAAAGGTCTTGctaatattgaattttggGTACCAGGTTTTATGGAACGTGAACTTGAACAAGACCCAGATTCATACATTGGTTCAATTAGTTTATTTGGTAGTGGTATAAATGATGAAAGAAAAACATTATTAACTAGAAATC ctGGTATTACTGGTGTTTCAAATATGGGTTGGTATGCTTATTTCACAATTGGTACACCAAATTATTTAAGGATATGGACAGCTCAAATTGCATTTGgtgaatatatttttttagcTATACCATATCCAACTGGTACAACTTTTACAATTACAAGTGAGTATGATTATTCTAATCAATATACATACACTATTACAAAGACAACATCTGCACTTGCAGTTAAACAAGGTAATGGCAAACAATACTACTTTGATGGTactcatttatttttaaaactcgTCAATTTTATGAATACTGGTGGAAGTTGGGAAAGTTTCGATAGAGTTGGTATAAAGATTCCAGATGTATATTGGACATACATTTACAATATTCGTGCTACAAATACTGCTAAACCATCTGTAAATGgttactttttaaatttaccagATGTTAGACCATCTTCAACTTTATAA
- the vatD-1 gene encoding vacuolar ATPase subunit DVA41 codes for MGLFGGRKHGGLFTFNKDDGYLEAILRGFKKGILSRADYNNLCQCDNLEDMKMHFISTDYGDFLAGEPSPIHTTTIAEKATGKLVSEFNHIRNQAVEPLSTFMDFISYGYMIDNVVLLITGTLHERDISELVDKCHPLGLFKSMATLSVVHNVADLYNNVLIDTPLAPYIQGCLSEEDLDEMNIEIIRNTLYKAYLEDFYNYCKYLGGQTELIMSDILKFEADRRSINITINSFGATELSKDDREKLYPSLGLLYPEGTSKLGKAEDVDQVRGILEVYSTYRNFFSDGVNNEKSLEDSFFEHEVHLNRMAFEDQYGYGVFYAYIKLREQEIRNIVWIAECISQNMKQKMNQYIPIF; via the exons ATGGGTTTATTTGGTGGTAGAAAACATGGTGGTTTATTCACTTTCAATAAAGATGATGGTTATTTAGAAGCTATCTTAAGAGGTTTCAAAAAAGGTATCCTCTCAAGAGCCGATTACAATAATTTATGTCAATGCGATAATTTAGAAG atATGAAAATGCATTTCATTTCAACAGATTATGGTGATTTCCTTGCAGGTGAACCATCACCAATTCATACAACCACCATTGCAGAGAAAGCAACAGGTAAATTAGTAAGTGAATTCAACCACATTAGAAATCAAGCAGTCGAACCACTTTCAACTTTTATGGATTTCATTTCATATGGTTATATGATTGATAACGTCGTTTTATTAATCACTGGTACTCTCCACGAAAGAGATATCTCTGAATTGGTCGATAAATGTCACCCATTAGGTTTATTCAAGTCAATGGCCACTCTCTCTGTCGTTCATAATGTCGCTGACCTTtataataatgttttaattgatacACCATTAG CACCATACATTCAAGGTTGTTTATCAGAAGAAGATTTAGATGAAAtgaatattgaaattattagaaatacTTTATATAAAGCTTATTTAGAAGATTTTTACAACTATTGCAAATATCTCGGTGGTCAAACTGAATTGATCATGAGtgatattttaaagtttGAAGCAGATCGTAGATCAATCAATATCACAATCAATAGTTTTGGTGCAACTGAACTCTCAAAGGATGATCGTGAAAAACTTTACCCATCCTTAGGTCTTTTATACCCAGAAGGTACTAGCAAACTTGGTAAAGCTGAAGACGTTGATCAAGTTAGAGGTATCCTCGAAGTTTACTCTACCTATCGTAATTTCTTCTCTGATGGTGTCAACAACGAGAAATCATTGGAAGACTCATTCTTTGAACATGAAGTTCACTTAAATCGTATGGCTTTTGAAGATCAATATGGTTATGGTGTCTTTTACGCTTACATTAAATTAAGAGAACAAGAAATTAGAAATATAGTTTGGATTGCTGAATGTATTAGTCAAAATATGAAAcaaaaaatgaatcaatacattccaatcttttaa